The genomic window TCACCAGCCGGGGGTAGGCCAGCTGATTCATCAGCATCCGGTAGTGGGCCTCCAACTTGCTGTTGTCGGCACCGGCTATGAGCAGGTCGTGGAACTCCTGGACCAACTCGGCGTACCGCTCACGGTCGTCCCGCTCGACCGCCGCGTCGGCCTCGCGCAGGTTCCGCTCGAGCATGTCGATCTCCTCGACACGACCGCGCCGGGCGAGGAGGCGGGCGGCCGCGCCCTCGAGGAGTTCCTTCATCTCGAAGAGTTCCGTGATCTCGCGGCGGGAGGGGGTGGTGACGAACGTCCCGACGCGGGGCCGGATTTCGACCAGCCCTTCGGTCTGCAACTGCTTGAGGGCTTCGCGTACCGGCGTACGGCTGACGCCGAACTCCTCCGCGAGGGCGAACTCCGAGAGCGGAGCCCCGGGCACGATGTCTCCCTTGATGATCCGCCGGCGCATCTCGGCGATCACCCTGGCCTGCATCGACCCTCCCCCGGCCTCCGGCCTGGGGCCCCCACTTCGGTTCGCTCTTTGCGCGATTCACCGAACCCTCCTCCGTCCCCAGCCGCCCGCCGGTCATCCCAGCGGCGCGAGCGCGCCGCCGTCGAAGAACTTACCCGCGCTGTAGACCATCGGATGGTTCGCGGCGACCGCGGCGTGCACCACGCGGCAGATGAACACGGTGTGGGTGCTGGCCTGCAGCCGCTCGCGGATCTCGACCTCCATCTGCGCGCTGCTCCGAGCGATCAGCGGGCTGCCGAACGGGCCGCTCTCCCATTCCACGTCCTTGAACTTGTCATCGGCCTTGCTCGCGAACGTACCGACGACGTCGAGTTGGTCCGTGGACAGGATGTTGATCGCGAGGTGGCCCGCACGGAACAGACAGTCGTGGGTGGACGAGGTGCGCTGGACGCACACCATCACGGTGGCGGGGTCGAGCGAGATGCTCGAGAACGCGTTGACGGCCAGCCCTCTGGGGGTCTCTCCGTCCATCGCGGTCACGACCGTGACACCGGTGACGAACTGCCGGTTGACCTGCTTCATCACATCGAGGTCGGGCTTCGAGGCAAGCGGGGCCATGGAGCTGCTCCTAGTCATCGTGTCGTCAGTCCTGTCCCACCCGGATGACGCCCAGCGCCGAGAGCAGCGCCCGGGGGTCCCACGTCACGTGTTCCTCGACGATCCGGTCCCCCTCGAAGCGGGCGAACGTGGCGCCGCTGACCTCGATCTGCCGCTTGGTGGGAGGAACACCGAGGAAGGCGTTCTCGTGGTTTCCGCTGCTGTGCCAGCGGATCGCGGCCCTGTCGCCTTCGACCACGATGTCGTCGATGGTCGTGACCAGGTCCGGGAAGGCCGCTCGGGTCGAGACGATCGCGGCCTTGAAGGCGTTCAGGTCCTGCGGGTGCGGGTCCCCGCCGTGGCGGAGGTACGCCGGGCTCAGCAGCGCGTCGAGGGCATCGACGTCCCCCTGGCCCCAGGCCGCGGCCCACACCTTCTCGATGAGCCCACGACGGACGTCAGAGTGCGACATCGAGCTTCTCCTTTCTGTCGGCACGCAGCTCTTTCCAGAAGGACACCGCCAGACCGGCGATGATCGCGAGGAACGGCAGGGACGTCACGATGACGGTGTTCTGAAGGGCGTTCAGTCCGCCGGCGAGCATGAGGACGACGGCGGTGACACCGGTGAGGACACCCCAGAGGACGAGCACCGAACGACGCGGGGTGAGCGATCCGTCCGAGGTCATCATGGACAGCACGTAGGTGTTGGCGTCCGCGCCGGAGACGAAGAACATCACGACCAGGACGATCGCGATCACCGAGGTGGCCCCGGCGAGCGGGAAGTGGTCGAGGGTCGCGAAGAACGCGCTGTTGATGTCGGCCGCGGTCTGCTTGGCGATGTCGCCGTCCTCGAACAGGTCGATGTGGATCGCCGTGCCGCCGAAGACCGTGAACCAGGTGAAGAACACCACGCTGGGCACGGCCAGGACGCCCATGATGAAGCCGCGGATGGTGCGGCCACGCGAGATACGGGCCAGGAAGACACCGACGAAGGCGCCCCAGGAGACCCACCAGGCCATCATGAAATAGGTCCACCACTGCATCCACTCGAGCCCGCCGAACGCCGTGCCCTGCAGGCTCATCCGGAAGAAGTCGGTGGCCCATTGGCCCATGGACTCGATGTACAGGTTCGCGATGAACACGGCCGGGCCGACGATCAGCATGAAGACGAACAGCGCGACCGCCAGCAGCGAACTGCCCTGGCTCAGGAACTTGATGCCCTTGCTGACACCGGTCACCGCCGAGAGCGTGAAGACCGATGTGACGGCGGCGATGATGAGCACCTGGCTCACCGAGTTGACCGGGATTCCGAACAACCTACCGAGACCGTTGTTGACCTGAAGAGCTCCCAGGCCGAGGGATGTCGTGGTGCCGAAGAGCGTCGCGAACACGGCGAGCACGTCGATCGCCTTGCCGATCGGCCCGTTCACGCGGTCACCGAGCAGCGGCACGAACAACTGGCTCACCAGGGTGCGCCGGCCCTTGCGGAACGTCGAGTACGCGATGGCCAGACCGAAGACGGCGAAGATCGCCCAGGCGTGCAGGCCCCAGTCGAAGTAGGAGTACTGCAGGGCGCGCACCGCTGCCGCCGGTGTGTTCGGCTCGGCGAGACCGTGCGGTGGCGTCGCCAGGTGGGAGATCGGTTCGGCGACGCCGTACGAGACAAGTCCGATGCCCATGACCGCGCTGAGAATCATGGCGAACCAGGTGAGCGTCGAGAACTCCGGACGGTCGCTGTCCTTGCCCAGTCGGAGGTCGCCGGCGGGGCTGAAGGCCAGGAACACCAGGAAGACCAGGATGGCGAGCGTGACCACCAGGTAGGACCAGCCGAACGTGGCCGTCACCCAGTTCAACGAGGTGTTCGTGACCTTGTTCAGGTTGTCCGTGAAGAGCACCGCCCAGGCTACGAAGACGGCGGAGACACCGAGCGAGGTCCAGAAGACGGAACCGAGCCTTCCGCCGTCGTCGTGGCCGGCTCCTGTGTCCTCCGCGGTGCTGTCCCCGCTGCTCCCGGACGGCGTCGCGGGCGTCGTTT from Streptomyces sp. DSM 40750 includes these protein-coding regions:
- a CDS encoding GntR family transcriptional regulator; this encodes MQARVIAEMRRRIIKGDIVPGAPLSEFALAEEFGVSRTPVREALKQLQTEGLVEIRPRVGTFVTTPSRREITELFEMKELLEGAAARLLARRGRVEEIDMLERNLREADAAVERDDRERYAELVQEFHDLLIAGADNSKLEAHYRMLMNQLAYPRLVNTSLSQPGRALQSDREHHLVLELILEKDGDSAEHVMREHVRASRRALLAGLPIGGSHEGFGMAGS
- a CDS encoding BCCT family transporter, encoding MSSHLGTDAETTPATPSGSSGDSTAEDTGAGHDDGGRLGSVFWTSLGVSAVFVAWAVLFTDNLNKVTNTSLNWVTATFGWSYLVVTLAILVFLVFLAFSPAGDLRLGKDSDRPEFSTLTWFAMILSAVMGIGLVSYGVAEPISHLATPPHGLAEPNTPAAAVRALQYSYFDWGLHAWAIFAVFGLAIAYSTFRKGRRTLVSQLFVPLLGDRVNGPIGKAIDVLAVFATLFGTTTSLGLGALQVNNGLGRLFGIPVNSVSQVLIIAAVTSVFTLSAVTGVSKGIKFLSQGSSLLAVALFVFMLIVGPAVFIANLYIESMGQWATDFFRMSLQGTAFGGLEWMQWWTYFMMAWWVSWGAFVGVFLARISRGRTIRGFIMGVLAVPSVVFFTWFTVFGGTAIHIDLFEDGDIAKQTAADINSAFFATLDHFPLAGATSVIAIVLVVMFFVSGADANTYVLSMMTSDGSLTPRRSVLVLWGVLTGVTAVVLMLAGGLNALQNTVIVTSLPFLAIIAGLAVSFWKELRADRKEKLDVAL
- a CDS encoding flavin reductase family protein translates to MAPLASKPDLDVMKQVNRQFVTGVTVVTAMDGETPRGLAVNAFSSISLDPATVMVCVQRTSSTHDCLFRAGHLAINILSTDQLDVVGTFASKADDKFKDVEWESGPFGSPLIARSSAQMEVEIRERLQASTHTVFICRVVHAAVAANHPMVYSAGKFFDGGALAPLG
- a CDS encoding ester cyclase codes for the protein MSHSDVRRGLIEKVWAAAWGQGDVDALDALLSPAYLRHGGDPHPQDLNAFKAAIVSTRAAFPDLVTTIDDIVVEGDRAAIRWHSSGNHENAFLGVPPTKRQIEVSGATFARFEGDRIVEEHVTWDPRALLSALGVIRVGQD